A window of the Enoplosus armatus isolate fEnoArm2 chromosome 5, fEnoArm2.hap1, whole genome shotgun sequence genome harbors these coding sequences:
- the timm8b gene encoding mitochondrial import inner membrane translocase subunit Tim8 B, which yields MDSFDNFSASEKAEATELQRMIAIEQQKAQFQAQVHTFTDVCWDKCVDSPGSKLDYRTETCLQSCVERFIDTTLTITNRFTQMVQKGAH from the exons ATGGACAGTTTTGACAACTTCAGCGCGTCGGAGAAAGCAGAGGCGACGGAGCTTCAGCGTATGATCGCTATAGAGCAACAGAAAGCGCAGTTCCAGGCCCAG GTGCACACTTTCACAGACGTCTGCTGGGACAAGTGTGTGGACAGCCCGGGCTCGAAGCTGGACTACCGGACAGAGACCTGCCTGCAGAGCTGCGTTGAGCGCTTCATCGACACCACCCTGACCATCACCAACCGCTTCACGCAGATGGTGCAGAAGGGCGCTCATTGA
- the il4i1 gene encoding L-amino-acid oxidase, translated as MHRLTTTYETLPLIKGSLSSPSASINSRSKKSRLWSSILKMIPHMALCKFFPLVLVGVVVFAVTGIIGDPLYECLQDTDYSELLDMVDKGLPATKTPHHVAIIGGGIAGLTAAKFLEDAGHKVTIIEANDRIGGRVETFRNRREGWYAEVGAMRIPSFHKILLSFAAKLQLSLNHFIQDDINTYYLVNGVLQKTYAVENNPGVLNYSLNESERGKSAAQLFSQALWKVRDDLKAIGCRAMLDKYDSYTVKEYLVKEGNLSRGALRMIGDILNENSLFYTSLIEMLYIQSDINDNTEYFEVTDGFDHLPMAFYQVLNATILLNSKVKLINQTGGSNVTVTYQDWRNSGSLTNLTVDYALVTATAKASLFIDFQPPLSGDKMEALRSVHYASSTKVVLSFRERFWEKEGIRGGKSVTDRPSRFIYYPSHSFSGTSAGALLASYTCSDDSTLFQGMSEDELMAVVLEDLVKIHGEDIRPLCTGGLVKKWGLDPYSLGAFALFTPYQQGHYSRELFQSEGRVHFAGEHTATPHGWIETAMKSALRAAKNINSLTV; from the exons ATGCATAGGCTCACGACAACTTACGAGACATTGCCTTTGATAAAG GGTTCCTTGTCCTCTCCTAGTGCCAGCATCAACAGCAGAAGCAAGAAGTCCAGACTGTGGAGCTCCATCCTCAAGATGATCCCTCACATGGCCCTGTGCAAATTCT TTCCTCTGGTTCTAGTTGGGGTCGTGGTGTTTGCTGTGACTGGGATCATTGGAGACCCTCTGTACGAGTGCCTCCAAGACACTGACTACAGTGAGCTTCTCGATATGGTGGACAAAGGTCTTCCTGCCACCAAGACACCTCATCATGTAGCCATCATCGGCGGGGGCATCGCTGGGCTGACCGCTGCAAAGTTTTTAGAAGATGCCGGACATAAG GTCACCATAATAGAAGCCAATGACCGCATTGGAGGGCGTGTGGAGACCTTCAGGAACAGAAGGGAAGGCTGGTACGCAGAAGTGGGCGCCATGAGGATCCCCAGCTTTCATAA GATTCTTCTGTCCTTTGCCGCCAAATTGCAACTTTCCCTAAACCACTTCATCCAAGACGACATCAACACCTACTACTTGGTAAATGGAGTGCTACAGAAAACCTATGCGGTGGAAAACAACCCCGGTGTGCTCAACTACAGCTTGaatgaaagtgagagagggaagTCAGCCGCTCAACTCTTCAGCCAGGCGCTCTGGAAG GTGAGGGACGACCTTAAGGCAATCGGCTGCCGTGCCATGTTGGATAAATATGATTCCTACACAGTGAAG GAATATCTGGTGAAGGAGGGCAACCTGAGCCGTGGTGCCTTGAGGATGATCGGGGACATCTTGAATGAAAACAGCCTCTTCTACACGTCGCTGATAGAGATGCTGTACATACAGTCAGACATTAATGACAACACTGA GTACTTTGAAGTGACAGATGGCTTTGACCACCTCCCAATGGCTTTCTACCAGGTGTTAAATGCCACCATCCTCCTCAACTCCAAGGTCAAGCTAATCAATCAAACAGGCGGCAGCAATGTGACCGTAACATACCAGGACTGGCGTAATTCAGGCTCCCTGACCAACCTAACAGTGGACTATGCCCTGGTTACAGCCACAGCCAAGGCCTCCCTCTTCATTGACTTCCAGCCCCCTCTCTCTGGGGACAAGATGGAGGCCCTGCGCTCAGTTCATTACGCCAGCTCCACCAAGGTGGTGCTCAGCTTCAGGGAGCGGTTCTGGGAGAAAGAGGGCATAAGAGGAGGGAAGAGCGTCACAGACCGGCCCTCTCGCTTCATCTACTACCCCAGCCACAGCTTCTCCGGAACATCTGCAGGGGCCCTCCTGGCGTCTTACACCTGCTCCGACGATTCCACCCTCTTCCAGGGGATGAGCGAGGACGAGCTGATGGCCGTGGTCCTGGAAGACTTGGTGAAAATCCACGGAGAGGACATCAGGCCCCTGTGTACAGGGGGGCTGGTGAAGAAGTGGGGCTTGGATCCTTACAGTCTGGGAGCTTTCGCCCTGTTCACACCCTACCAGCAGGGACACTACTCCAGGGAACTGTTCCAGAGTGAGGGACGGGTGCACTTTGCAGGAGAACACACAGCTACTCCACATGGGTGGATTGAAACTGCCATGAAGTCTGCACTCAGGGCAGCTAAAAATATTAATAGCCTTACAGTTTAG